The Thermosynechococcus sp. CL-1 genomic interval AACCCGATCCTCATTGAGTGGTTGCAACAGTTGGGGCACGCCTAACTCAAGAGGCAAGCAAGGGCATCGAGGCTTTCTGGCAATTGGGGCAGCAGAATGCGATCGCCCACCATGGCAGCACACAGCAGCATCATGTAGAGAATCGAGAACTTAAAGAGGCTGCGTGCCTGTTCTTTGTCCTCGGGGGCTTGGGTCAACTGCCACGCGCGGTAAATAAACCAACTACCAAGGGCGATCGCCACCACACCATAGCCCCAGCCCACGACACCACAGGGGTAGATTAACAGCAGACTGGTGGGCACCAGTGCCAAGGTGTAGAGAAAAATTTGCCGTGCCGTGACGCGATCGCCATCAACAACGGGCAACATCGGCACCCGCACACGGGCATAGTCCTCTTGAATCAGCATCGCCAACGGCCAAAAATGGGGCGGCGTCCAGATAAAGATAATGGCAAACAGCACCCAAGCCGCCCAACTCAGTTCTCCCGTCACCGCTGCCCAACCCACCAAGGGGGGAATCGCCCCAGCCGCACCGCCAATGACGATATTTTGCGGCGAAGACCGCTTCAGCCAGTGGGTATAGACCCCCACATACAC includes:
- a CDS encoding heme o synthase; translation: MTFLARLSSSTGDLSTKLVDYVQLTKPRLILLFLITTAAAMEVASQGRVAPQLLLITLVSGACAAAAANTLNCLYDRDIDAIMERTRRRPLPAGRVAPWEALFLAVLLATTAFSLLAVFANLLSASLAMAGIAVYVGVYTHWLKRSSPQNIVIGGAAGAIPPLVGWAAVTGELSWAAWVLFAIIFIWTPPHFWPLAMLIQEDYARVRVPMLPVVDGDRVTARQIFLYTLALVPTSLLLIYPCGVVGWGYGVVAIALGSWFIYRAWQLTQAPEDKEQARSLFKFSILYMMLLCAAMVGDRILLPQLPESLDALACLLS